The sequence below is a genomic window from Streptomyces sudanensis.
GGGTACGGCGCCGCGTACGCGCCGAGGTTGGCCGCCTCCATCGCGCCGGGCCCGCCGCCGGTGGCCACGGTCAGCCCGGCGCGCGACAGGCTCCGGCCCAGGCGGGCGGCGCCCGCGTACGCCCCGGTGCCGCGCTCCATGGCGTGACCGCCCATGACGCCGACGACCGGGACACCGGCGAGCCGCTCGTCGAGCGCGTCGGAGATCGCGTCGTCGTGCACCGCGCGCAGCATCGACGCGAAGACGTCGCCGTCCCGCGCGGTCCGCCGGAACCACGCGTACGTCCGGGCGTCCGGTGTCGCCGCGTACCCGCCGGACTCGAGGCCGGTGAACAGCTCACCGGGCGTGTAGAGGACCCCGCGGTACGGGTCGAACGGCACGTCGGGGACGGGCGGGAAGACCAGCGCCCCGTCGGCGCGCACCTTGGCCGCCGCGTCGGGCGCCATGCGGCAGCCGAGGAACACGGCGGCGGTCGCGTCGGCGGAGACCAGCGCCGCCGTACGGTCCGTCAGGTCCAGGTTCTGCACGCGCCGTCCCACGAGGCTGCCGCCCGCGGCGACCCGGTCGAACGCGTCCAGCGTCTGGATCTCGTCGTCGTGCCCGTGGTGGGGGTGGAGGTGCGCCATGCGGCCACCGTAACCGCGCGACCGCCGCGGCCGTGCCGTCAGGGGCGCAGCGGGAGCGCCGTCAGGGCGGCCGAGAGCCAGGTCAGCGGGGCGAACCCGGCGACCAGGACCGCCGCGCGCAGCAGCGCCGCCGAGCGGAGCAGGGCGGCCGGGGCGCCGAGCCGGTGCAGGGCGGCGGCCGCGCCGGCCCGGTGCTGCCCGCTCTCCACGACGGCGGTGCACAGGGCGGCCACCGCGCACACCAGGACGAGGGCGGCGCCGAGGCCGGACAGCGGGCCGACGGGCCGGGTGTCCGCCCCCGCGTACAGGGTGCCCGCCGCGATCCCGGTGGAGACGGCCGCGCACAGCACGCCGAGGGGCCGGCCGACGCGGTGGGACTCGTCCATCAGGGCGCGGCCGGCGAGGAGCCGCGCGGTGCCCGGCCGGTACGCCTGGAGGAGCCGCCCGCACAGGTGGGCGAGGCCGGGTCCGGCCACGACGAGTCCCAGGGCGGTGAGGGCCCAACCGGCCAGTACGGGGGCGGGGCTGCCGGGCACGCCGCCCGGCAGCGGCACCGGGCCGCCCCCGCCGCGCGTGCCGTACAGCCCCAGCGCCAGTCCCGCCGCCAGGAGGGCGACGCCCCAGGGCAGGCCGGCCGGTGCCCGTGACCCGTCCAACGGCTCGCGGGCGGCNGGGNNNGNNCCGGGGCCGNCACCCGCGCCGNNGNNNNGGNGCCGGCNCGGGTNNCNGCCGTGCGCCGGCCGGGGCGCAGCGCCAGGGCGACGGCGGCGGAGGAGGCGGCCGGGGCGAGAGCGAGCAGCGTCAGCGCGGCGGGCATCGGCAGGGGGACTCCGCCGTCCGGCGGGCCGGGCAGGTAGGGGTGGGAGAGGANGGGCGAGGGCCGAGCCGAGGGCGGAGGCGACGGCGGTCGACGCGGCCGCGAGGGCGGCGAGCCGGGCCGGGCCGAGCCCGACGGAGGAGAGGCCGGGCCGGGGGCGGGTGCCCGGATCGGTGCGCGCCACCGCGACCGCCAGGTACACGGTGGCGGTGAGCGGCAGGGCGCACCAGGCGAGCCGGAGCACCGCGGCGGACGACCGTTCGGGGTGCGCCACGGCGTACCCGAGGACGGACAGCAGCAGGTAGCCCGTGCCCGCCGAGACCGCGGTGACCAGCAGCCGCCGCAGCAGGAGGGAGGGGTGGGCGCGGAGGGTCAGACGGAGAGCGAGCACGTGTCGCGCCCCTCCACCTCGGCGGCCGTCGGGGAGTCGACGCGGCGTCCGTCGAGCAGGGCGACGGCGCGGTCGGCGAGGGCGGCGGCCCCCGCGTCGTACGTGGCGAGGACGACCGTGGCGCGGTGCGAGCGCGCCGCGGCGACGAGGGTGCGCAGGACCTGTGTGCCCTCCGCCCGGTGCAGGGCGGCGGCGGGCTCGTCGGCGAAGACGACATCGGGTCCGGCGGTGAGGACGCGGGCGACGGCTACGCGCTGGCGCTGCGGATGGGACAGGGCGCGGGGCCGCCGTCTGGCGCAGGCGCCGACGTCGAGCCGCTCCAGCCACTCGAGGGCGGTCTTCCGGGCCGTCCGGCGGGCGGCACCGCGCAGCAGCAGGGGGAGCGCGGCGTTCTCCCAGGCGGTGAGTTCGGGGAGCAGGGCGGGTTCCGGGCCGACCCAGGCGAACCGGTCGCGGCGCAGCCGCTCCCGCTGGAGCGGGCTCATGGCGTGGAGGGGCGCGCCGTCGAACCAGACCTCGCCCTCCTGCGGGGTGGCCTGGCCGGAGAGGCAGTGCAGCAGAGTCGTCTTTCCACAACCGCGGGGGCCGTGGACCGCGAGGATCTCCCCCGCGCGGACGCCGAGCGAGACGCCGCTGAGGACCGGGGAACCGTTGTGCGCGAGGTGCAGGGAACGCGCCCACAGCACGTCGTTGTCGGGCGGGGCCACCATGTCTCTCATCCCCTCGATCAGCTCGGAGTTCTCGGACATCCCCCCTCAAACCGGTCGGAACATAACACGTGATTACCGGACTTCCGGGGGGATGGCGCCGCCGCGGGGAACGGCCGGGCCGGGATGCACCCGCCCGGGCGCATCCCGGCCGTTCGGCGCACGCCCCGTACTC
It includes:
- a CDS encoding LOG family protein; the encoded protein is MAHLHPHHGHDDEIQTLDAFDRVAAGGSLVGRRVQNLDLTDRTAALVSADATAAVFLGCRMAPDAAAKVRADGALVFPPVPDVPFDPYRGVLYTPGELFTGLESGGYAATPDARTYAWFRRTARDGDVFASMLRAVHDDAISDALDERLAGVPVVGVMGGHAMERGTGAYAGAARLGRSLSRAGLTVATGGGPGAMEAANLGAYAAPYPDGMLDEALTMLGGEPSYAPSVGDWARAAFGVRARWPEGGDSIGIPTWFYGHEPPNAFAGHIAKYFANATREDGLLARCTAGVVYLPGAAGTVQEVFDNATPNYYGSRGEPTPMVLVDRAHWTDRLPVWPLLRALAEGRPMAARVALVDTVEEATAELLRLAGH
- a CDS encoding ABC transporter ATP-binding protein, whose protein sequence is MVAPPDNDVLWARSLHLAHNGSPVLSGVSLGVRAGEILAVHGPRGCGKTTLLHCLSGQATPQEGEVWFDGAPLHAMSPLQRERLRRDRFAWVGPEPALLPELTAWENAALPLLLRGAARRTARKTALEWLERLDVGACARRRPRALSHPQRQRVAVARVLTAGPDVVFADEPAAALHRAEGTQVLRTLVAAARSHRATVVLATYDAGAAALADRAVALLDGRRVDSPTAAEVEGRDTCSLSV